From a region of the Arachis ipaensis cultivar K30076 chromosome B09, Araip1.1, whole genome shotgun sequence genome:
- the LOC107614686 gene encoding UPF0481 protein At3g47200-like: MEHSALTPMLEESDTGLITRSNSEIQERFKIEERDNLFKTLEESEKQLSGEGNRVSRPKIQREFMGGKVEFERYYWPQIISFHPSDRQSKGWRYKEAWAAMYLKDTNLKVEDLFRELWEENTWSLKPMWLKLYDNPRGLYASSLIVDGCCVLELLEKSDLWVDPEQELKISMDKLVRVHQDLLIMNNQVPFQLLRLLCQDQERLQKCLCNFLQVHGIKVETAPKLPRKKRENEEVKVAVDGDDDEDPVHLLDYLRKALLMRGQHTIYEAINLIPMKRGSLHLRKYRIGTIRELKAAGIRVTKDSHNSLYPSFNDGMLQLPKLIVDGSTPYIFFNLVAFEMSPDFRNNFEVSSFLVFMSSLIDQPEDVKELRMAGIIINELANDKEVADLFNKMDTILVPETLFFAHISLQIHSHFESKRGRIRMLSWMGEASNTFFRSPWTIIALLAATLGLVLTFIQTWFAMHPKAS; this comes from the coding sequence ATGGAACATTCGGCCCTTACCCCGATGTTAGAAGAATCGGATACAGGGCTTATTACTCGTTCAAATTCTGAAATACAAGAAAGGTTTAAAATAGAAGAAAGGGATAATCTGTTTAAGACATTAGAAGAATCAGAGAAGCAGTTAAGTGGAGAAGGCAACAGAGTTTCAAGGCCTAAAATACAAAGAGAGTTCATGGGTGGAAAGGTTGAGTTTGAAAGATATTACTGGCCTCAGATCATTTCATTTCATCCGTCCGATCGTCAATCGAAAGGATGGCGGTATAAAGAAGCATGGGCAGCAATGTATCTTAAGGATACTAACCTAAAGGTTGAAGATTTATTTAGGGAACTCTGGGAGGAGAACACATGGTCACTGAAACCGATGTGGTTGAAATTATACGATAACCCTCGCGGGTTGTACGCATCTAGTTTGATAGTGGATGGATGTTGTGTGCTAGAATTGCTGGAAAAATCAGACTTGTGGGTTGATCCAGAGCAAGAGCTAAAGATTAGCATGGACAAGCTTGTACGGGTGCACCAGGATCTGCTTATCATGAACAACCAGGTTCCTTTCCAATTACTCAGGCTCTTGTGTCAGGACCAAGAAAGGCTCCAAAAATGCCTCTGCAACTTCCTCCAAGTTCATGGTATTAAGGTTGAGACGGCACCCAAGCTTCCccgaaagaaaagagagaatgaAGAAGTGAAGGTAGCAGTGGATGGAGATGATGATGAGGACCCCGTCCATCTTCTTGATTATCTGAGGAAGGCCCTCTTAATGAGAGGCCAACACACAATCTACGAAGCTATCAATTTGATACCGATGAAGAGGGGATCCCTGCACCTCAGGAAGTACAGGATTGGTACCATCCGGGAACTCAAGGCAGCTGGGATTCGTGTGACAAAAGATTCCCACAACTCGTTATACCCCAGCTTCAATGATGGGATGCTGCAGCTTCCAAAACTCATAGTGGATGGCTCAACACCTTATATATTCTTCAACCTAGTGGCCTTCGAGATGTCTCCTGATTTTCGCAACAACTTCGAGGTCAGCTCATTTTTAGTCTTCATGAGCTCTCTCATCGACCAACCGGAGGATGTCAAGGAGCTGAGAATGGCCGGCATAATTATCAACGAACTTGCCAATGACAAGGAAGTCGCCGACCTGTTTAATAAGATGGACACCATTCTTGTGCCTGAGACACTATTCTTCGCTCACATTAGCCTTCAAATCCATTCACATTTTGAGTCCAAACGAGGCAGGATCAGAATGTTGTCTTGGATGGGAGAGGCCTCTAACACGTTTTTTCGCTCGCCATGGACCATCATTGCTTTGTTGGCCGCCACACTTGGCCTTGTTCTCACATTCATCCAGACATGGTTTGCCATGCACCCTAAAGCTTCCTAA
- the LOC107614685 gene encoding uncharacterized protein LOC107614685, with the protein MKTSTATTATRDGDASFSLRGSLSLGSGLPRDDTTAATVAVTPTGATSLPSSSLPSPENLLLKEQIQVLIKERNSFKNAFRIQHERFSEYDEKNQELQHLKQLVSQYQEQIRTLGVNNYALAMHLKQAQQSNPFPGHFPPDVF; encoded by the exons ATGAAGACCTCGACGGCGACGACGGCGACACGAGACGGTGACGCCTCCTTCTCCTTGCGCGGCTCTCTCTCCCTCGGTTCTGGCCTTCCTCGCGATGACACCAcggcggcgacggtggcagtgacGCCCACCGGCGCCACCTCCcttccttcctcttctcttccCTCTCCG GAGAATTTGTTGCTAAAGGAGCAAATTCAGGTGCTGATTAAGGAAAGAAATTCTTTCAAAAATGCGTTTAGAATCCAGCATGAGCGTTTTTCTGAATATGATGAAAAGAACCAAGAGTTGCAGCATTTGAAGCAGTTAGTATCTCAATATCAAGAACAGATCAGAACTCTTGGG GTGAACAACTATGCTTTGGCAATGCATTTAAAGCAAGCTCAACAGAGCAACCCCTTTCCAGGGCATTTCCCTCCTGATGTCTTCTAA
- the LOC107614684 gene encoding uncharacterized protein LOC107614684 — translation MEADDSVFTEWASDLCERIEESEKQLTRAGNRVSRPKIQRVPKYMAEKPEFDRYYKPQMFSLGVFNPKTTQGEQYKEAWAAMYLKDTNLKVKDLFREICDDNRMKRWLLKPMWQKLYDAPTIYADHIIVEACCVLHLLEKSESSVDPEQELKISIDKLVRVHQDLLILDNQIPFQSLRLLCQDEARLEKCLSNFLQVHGIQVETAPKLPRKKRENEEVKVAVDGDDDEDPVHLLDYLRRALLTRDQHTFYTDINHKKIKRRSLHLRKYRIGTIRELNAAGIRVRKNSHNNSVYPSFKDGMLQLPELIVDGSTAHIFFNLVAYEMCPDFCNNFEISSFLVFMSSLIDQPEDVKKLRMGGIIINELASDKEVADLFNKMDSILVPETLLFAHIRDQIHSHFESKQGRIRMLSWMGEAYCTFFRSPWTIIALLAATLGLLLTFIQTCFQFYFHEEGIPAPQEVQDWDHPGTQGSWDSCDKRFPQQLSVPQLQRWDAAAS, via the exons ATGGAGGCAGATGATTCCGTCTTTACCGAGTGGGCAAGTGATCTGTGTGAGAGAATAGAAGAATCGGAGAAGCAATTAACTAGAGCCGGTAACAGAGTTTCAAGGCCTAAAATACAAAGAGTTCCAAAGTACATGGCAGAAAAGCCGGAGTTTGATAGATATTACAAGCCACAGATGTTTTCACTTGGTGTGTTTAATCCAAAAACAACACAAGGAGAGCAGTATAAGGAAGCATGGGCAGCAATGTATCTTAAGGATACTAATCTAAAAGTTAAAGATTTATTTAGGGAAATCTGTGATGACAACAGAATGAAAAGATGGTTACTGAAACCTATGTGGCAAAAATTATATGATGCACCAACCATATACGCAGATCATATCATAGTGGAGGCATGCTGTGTACTTCACTTGCTGGAAAAATCAGAGAGCTCAGTTGATCCAGAGCAAGAGCTGAAGATTAGCATTGACAAGCTTGTGAGGGTGCACCAGGATCTGCTTATCTTGGACAACCAAATTCCTTTCCAATCACTCAGGCTCTTGTGTCAGGATGAAGCCAGGCTTGAAAAATGCCTCTCCAACTTCCTTCAAGTTCATGGTATTCAGGTTGAGACGGCACCCAAGCTTCccagaaagaaaagagagaatgaAGAGGTGAAGGTAGCAGTGGATGGAGATGATGATGAGGACCCTGTCCATCTTCTAGATTATCTGCGTAGAGCCCTCTTAACGAGAGACCAGCACACATTCTACACAGATATCAACCACAAGAAGATCAAGAGGAGATCCTTGCACCTCAGGAAGTATAGGATTGGGACCATCCGGGAACTCAATGCAGCCGGGATTCGTGTGAGAAAAAATTCCCACAACAACTCGGTGTATCCCAGCTTCAAAGATGGGATGCTGCAGCTTCCTGAACTCATTGTAGATGGCTCAACAGCTCATATATTCTTCAACCTAGTAGCCTATGAGATGTGTCCTGATTTTTGCAACAACTTCGAGATCAGCTCATTTTTAGTCTTCATGAGCTCTCTCATTGACCAGCCGGAGGATGTCAAGAAGCTGAGAATGGGTGGCATAATTATCAATGAACTTGCCAGTGACAAAGAAGTGGCTGATCTGTTCAATAAGATGGACAGTATTCTTGTGCCTGAGACACTATTGTTCGCTCACATTAGGGACCAAATCCATTCACATTTTGAGTCCAAACAAGGCAGGATCAGAATGCTGTCTTGGATGGGAGAGGCCTACTGCACCTTCTTTCGCTCGCCATGGACCATCATTGCTTTGTTGGCTGCCACACTTGGCCTTCTTCTCACATTTATCCAGACATG ctttcaattttattttcatgaaGAGGGGATCCCTGCACCTCAGGAAGTACAGGATTGGGACCATCCGGGAACTCAAGGCAGCTGGGATTCGTGTGACAAAAGATTCCCACAACAACTCAGTGTACCCCAGCTTCAAAGATGGGATGCTGCAGCTTCCTGA